Proteins from one Burkholderia oklahomensis C6786 genomic window:
- the ilvA gene encoding threonine ammonia-lyase, biosynthetic, giving the protein MASHDYLKKILTARVYDVALETELERARNLSARLHNHVYLKREDNQPVFSFKLRGAYNKMAHIPADALARGVITASAGNHAQGVAFSAARMNVKAVIVVPVTTPQVKVDAVRTHGGPTVEVIQAGESYSDAYAHAVKVQAERGLTFVHPFDDPYVIAGQGTVAMEILRQHQGPIHAIFVPIGGGGLAAGVAAYVKAVRPEIKVIGVQTDDSCAMKRSLEAGARVELPEVGLFSDGTAVKLVGEETFRLCTAYLDDVVTVDTDALCAAIKDVFQDTRSVLEPAGSLAVAGAKLYAERGGIEGETLVAITSGANMNFDRMRFVAERAEVGEAREAVFAVTIPEERGSFRRFCSLVGERNVTEFNYRIADAQSAHIFVGVQIKRRDESDEISRNFAAHGFTTVDLSGDELSKQHIRYMVGGRSPLAHDERLFRFEFPERPGALMKFLSSMAPDWNISLFHYRNQGADYSSILVGLQVPQADNAEFDRFLAALGYPFWEESGNPAYRLFLS; this is encoded by the coding sequence ATGGCTTCCCACGATTATCTGAAGAAAATCCTGACCGCCCGGGTATACGACGTCGCGCTCGAAACCGAGCTCGAACGCGCGCGCAACCTGTCCGCGCGGCTGCACAACCACGTCTATCTGAAGCGCGAGGACAACCAGCCGGTGTTCTCGTTCAAGCTGCGCGGCGCATACAACAAGATGGCGCACATCCCGGCCGACGCGCTCGCGCGCGGCGTGATCACCGCGTCGGCGGGCAACCACGCGCAGGGCGTCGCGTTCTCGGCCGCGCGGATGAACGTGAAGGCGGTGATCGTCGTGCCGGTGACGACGCCGCAGGTGAAGGTCGATGCGGTGCGCACGCACGGCGGCCCGACCGTCGAGGTGATCCAGGCGGGCGAATCGTACAGCGACGCCTATGCGCACGCGGTAAAGGTGCAGGCCGAGCGCGGCCTCACGTTCGTCCATCCGTTCGACGACCCGTATGTGATCGCGGGCCAGGGCACGGTCGCGATGGAGATCCTGCGCCAGCATCAGGGGCCGATCCACGCGATCTTCGTGCCGATCGGCGGCGGCGGGCTCGCGGCGGGCGTCGCCGCGTACGTAAAGGCGGTGCGGCCGGAGATCAAGGTGATCGGCGTGCAGACCGACGATTCGTGCGCGATGAAGCGCTCGCTCGAAGCGGGCGCGCGCGTCGAGCTGCCCGAGGTCGGCCTCTTCTCCGACGGCACCGCGGTGAAGCTCGTCGGCGAGGAGACGTTCCGGCTCTGCACCGCGTATCTCGACGACGTCGTGACGGTCGACACCGACGCGCTCTGCGCGGCGATCAAGGACGTGTTCCAGGACACCCGCAGCGTGCTCGAGCCGGCCGGCTCGCTCGCGGTCGCGGGCGCGAAGCTGTATGCGGAGCGCGGAGGCATCGAGGGCGAGACGCTCGTCGCGATCACGTCCGGCGCGAACATGAACTTCGACCGGATGCGCTTCGTCGCCGAGCGTGCGGAAGTGGGCGAGGCACGCGAGGCGGTGTTCGCGGTGACGATCCCCGAGGAGCGCGGCAGCTTCAGGCGCTTCTGCTCGCTCGTCGGCGAGCGCAACGTGACCGAGTTCAACTACCGGATCGCCGACGCGCAATCGGCGCACATCTTCGTCGGCGTGCAGATCAAGCGGCGCGACGAATCGGACGAGATCTCGCGCAACTTCGCCGCGCACGGCTTCACGACCGTCGATCTGTCCGGCGACGAGCTGTCGAAGCAGCACATCCGCTACATGGTCGGCGGCCGCTCGCCGCTCGCGCACGACGAGCGGCTGTTCCGCTTCGAATTCCCCGAACGGCCGGGCGCGCTGATGAAGTTCCTGTCGTCGATGGCGCCCGACTGGAACATCAGCCTGTTCCACTATCGGAACCAGGGCGCCGACTACAGCTCGATCCTCGTCGGCCTGCAGGTGCCGCAGGCGGACAACGCGGAATTCGACCGCTTCCTCGCGGCGCTCGGCTATCCGTTCTGGGAAGAAAGCGGCAACCCCGCGTATCGTCTCTTCCTGTCGTAA
- a CDS encoding DUF3683 domain-containing protein, with protein sequence MNAPQVFDPHGAAAAVAADPAPRLREIPYNYTSFSDREIVIRLLGDEAWAALDELRAERRTGRSARMLYEVLGDIWVVRRNPYLQDDLLDNPKRRALLIEALNHRLSEIEKRRRADLSEHGDVAGRERSARVEMLASAAQRAVDAFAREFEKMAELRRRATKVLGRCTQKDNIRFDGLARVSHVTDATDWRVEYPFVVLTPDNEAEIANLVKACFELGLTVIPRGGGTGYTGGAVPLTPFSAVINTEKLEQLGAVELTELPGVAHKVPTIFSGAGVVTRRVTEAAEAAGYVFAVDPTSLDASCIGGNVAMNAGGKKAVLWGTALDNLAWWRMVDPEGNWLEVTRVEHNLGKIHDIPVARFELKWFDGARAPGEKLLRAETLDIEGRRFRKEGLGKDVTDKFLAGLPGVQKEGCDGLITSARWVLHKMPAHTRTVCLEFFGQAREAIPSIVEIKDYLFETSKRGGAILAGLEHLDERYLRAVGYATKSKRNAFPKMVLIGDIVGDDADAVAAATSEVVRMANGKSGEGFVAVSAEARKRFWLDRSRTAAIAKHTNAFKINEDVVIPLDRMGEYTDGIERINIELSIKNKLQLVDALEAFFAAGNLPLGKSDDANEIPSAELLEDRVQQALDRLKHVRARWEFLRDKLDLPLREAQHYLVALGYEALAEKFADRVDAQPDATVFHIAQDRTVRISWKQEIRAELRAIFNGGEFKQILDEAQAIHKQVLRGRVFVALHMHAGDGNVHTNIPVNSDNYEMLQDAHAAVARIMKLARSLDGVISGEHGIGITKLEFLTDDEIAEFRAYKQRVDPQGRFNKGKLLEGADLRNAYTPSFGLMGYESLIMQQSDIGAIAESVKDCLRCGKCKPVCATHVPRANLLYSPRNKILATSLLVEAFLYEEQTRRGVSIKHWDEFNDVADHCTVCHKCATPCPVKIDFGDVTMNMRNLLRKMGKKKFNPGSAAGMFFLNATNPQTINATRAVMMGLGYKAQRFANDVLKKVAQKQTAHPPSTTGKRPVVEQVIHFVNKKMPGNLPKKTARALLDIEDDKIVPIIRDPKTTTVDSEAVFYFPGCGSERLFSQVGLATQAMLWEAGVQTVLPPGYLCCGYPQRGSGQYDRAEQIVTDNRVLFHRVANTLNYLDIKTVVVSCGTCYDQLAGYEFEKIFPGCRIIDIHEFLLEKGLRLDGVTGTRYMYHDPCHTPIKTMDPVKLVNELMGAQNDGYKIEKNDRCCGESGTLAVARPDVSTQVRFRKEEEIKKGAAKLRNIPVVSGNGASGPAAGASDVKILTSCPACLQGLSRYNEDADIEADYIVVEIARHMLGENWMADYVARANNGGIERVLV encoded by the coding sequence ATGAACGCACCGCAAGTTTTCGATCCGCACGGCGCGGCAGCCGCCGTCGCCGCCGACCCCGCTCCGCGCCTGCGCGAAATTCCCTACAACTACACGTCGTTCTCCGATCGTGAGATCGTGATCCGGCTGCTCGGCGACGAAGCCTGGGCCGCGCTCGACGAACTGCGCGCCGAGCGCCGCACCGGCCGGTCGGCGCGGATGTTGTACGAAGTGCTGGGCGACATCTGGGTGGTGCGCCGCAATCCGTATCTGCAGGACGATCTGCTCGACAATCCGAAGCGCCGCGCGCTCCTGATCGAGGCGCTGAACCATCGGCTGTCCGAGATCGAGAAGCGCCGTCGCGCCGATCTGTCCGAGCACGGCGACGTGGCGGGCCGCGAGCGCTCCGCGCGCGTCGAGATGCTCGCGTCGGCCGCGCAGCGCGCGGTCGACGCGTTCGCGCGGGAATTCGAAAAGATGGCGGAGCTGCGCCGCCGCGCGACGAAGGTGCTCGGCCGCTGCACGCAGAAGGACAACATCCGCTTCGACGGCCTCGCGCGCGTGTCGCACGTGACGGACGCGACCGACTGGCGCGTCGAATATCCGTTCGTCGTGCTGACGCCCGACAACGAAGCGGAAATCGCGAACCTCGTGAAGGCCTGCTTCGAGCTCGGCCTGACCGTGATCCCGCGCGGCGGCGGCACGGGCTACACGGGCGGCGCGGTGCCGCTCACGCCGTTCTCGGCCGTCATCAACACCGAGAAGCTCGAGCAGCTCGGCGCGGTCGAGCTGACCGAGCTGCCGGGCGTCGCGCACAAGGTGCCGACGATCTTCTCCGGCGCGGGCGTCGTCACGCGCCGCGTGACCGAGGCGGCCGAGGCGGCCGGCTACGTGTTCGCGGTCGATCCGACGTCGCTCGACGCATCGTGCATCGGCGGCAACGTCGCGATGAACGCGGGCGGCAAGAAGGCGGTGCTGTGGGGCACCGCGCTCGACAATCTCGCGTGGTGGCGGATGGTCGATCCGGAAGGCAACTGGCTCGAAGTCACGCGCGTCGAGCACAACCTCGGCAAGATTCACGACATCCCGGTCGCGCGCTTCGAGCTCAAGTGGTTCGACGGCGCGCGCGCGCCGGGCGAGAAGCTCTTGCGCGCCGAGACGCTCGACATCGAAGGCCGGCGCTTCCGCAAGGAAGGTCTCGGCAAGGACGTGACCGACAAGTTCCTCGCGGGGCTGCCGGGCGTGCAGAAGGAAGGCTGCGACGGGCTCATCACGTCCGCGCGCTGGGTGCTGCACAAGATGCCCGCGCATACGCGCACTGTCTGCCTCGAATTCTTCGGCCAGGCGCGCGAGGCGATTCCGAGCATCGTCGAGATCAAGGACTACCTGTTCGAGACGTCGAAGCGGGGCGGCGCGATCCTGGCCGGCCTCGAGCACCTCGACGAGCGCTACCTGCGCGCGGTCGGCTACGCGACGAAGAGCAAGCGCAACGCGTTCCCGAAGATGGTGCTGATCGGCGACATCGTCGGCGACGATGCGGACGCGGTCGCGGCCGCGACGTCCGAAGTCGTCCGGATGGCGAACGGCAAGAGCGGCGAAGGCTTCGTCGCGGTGAGCGCGGAGGCGAGAAAGCGCTTCTGGCTCGACCGCAGCCGCACCGCCGCGATCGCGAAGCACACGAATGCGTTCAAGATCAATGAGGACGTCGTCATCCCGCTCGACCGGATGGGCGAGTATACGGACGGCATCGAGCGGATCAACATCGAACTGTCGATCAAGAACAAGCTGCAGCTCGTCGACGCGCTCGAAGCGTTCTTCGCCGCGGGCAACCTGCCGCTCGGCAAGAGCGACGACGCAAACGAGATCCCGAGCGCCGAGCTGCTCGAAGACCGCGTGCAGCAGGCGCTCGATCGGCTGAAGCACGTTCGCGCGCGCTGGGAATTCCTGCGCGACAAGCTCGACCTGCCGCTGCGCGAGGCGCAGCACTATCTCGTCGCGCTCGGCTACGAGGCGCTCGCGGAGAAATTCGCGGATCGCGTCGACGCGCAGCCGGACGCCACCGTGTTTCACATCGCGCAGGACCGCACGGTGCGCATCTCGTGGAAGCAGGAGATCCGCGCGGAACTGCGCGCGATCTTCAACGGCGGCGAATTCAAGCAGATCCTCGACGAGGCGCAGGCGATCCACAAGCAGGTGCTGCGCGGCCGCGTGTTCGTCGCGCTGCACATGCACGCGGGCGACGGCAACGTCCACACGAACATCCCGGTCAACTCCGACAACTACGAGATGCTGCAGGACGCGCACGCGGCCGTCGCGCGCATCATGAAGCTCGCGCGCTCGCTCGACGGCGTGATCTCCGGCGAGCACGGCATCGGCATCACGAAGCTCGAGTTCCTGACCGACGACGAGATCGCCGAATTCCGCGCGTACAAGCAGCGCGTCGATCCGCAGGGCCGCTTCAACAAGGGCAAGCTGCTCGAAGGCGCGGACCTGCGCAACGCGTACACGCCGAGCTTCGGCCTCATGGGCTACGAGTCGCTGATCATGCAGCAGTCCGACATCGGCGCGATCGCCGAATCGGTGAAGGACTGCCTGCGCTGCGGCAAGTGCAAGCCGGTGTGCGCGACGCACGTGCCGCGCGCGAACCTGCTGTACAGCCCGCGCAACAAGATCCTCGCGACGTCGCTGCTCGTCGAGGCGTTCCTGTACGAAGAGCAGACGCGCCGCGGCGTGTCGATCAAGCACTGGGACGAGTTCAACGACGTCGCCGATCACTGCACGGTCTGCCACAAGTGCGCGACGCCGTGTCCGGTGAAGATCGACTTCGGCGACGTGACGATGAACATGCGCAACCTGCTGCGCAAGATGGGCAAGAAGAAGTTCAACCCGGGCAGCGCGGCCGGCATGTTCTTCCTGAACGCGACGAATCCGCAGACGATCAACGCGACGCGCGCGGTGATGATGGGCCTCGGCTACAAGGCGCAGCGCTTCGCGAACGACGTGCTGAAGAAGGTCGCGCAGAAGCAGACCGCGCATCCGCCGTCGACGACCGGCAAGCGGCCCGTCGTCGAGCAGGTGATCCACTTCGTCAACAAGAAGATGCCGGGCAACCTGCCGAAGAAGACGGCGCGCGCGCTGCTCGACATCGAGGACGACAAGATCGTGCCGATCATCCGCGATCCGAAGACGACGACCGTCGATTCGGAAGCGGTGTTCTACTTCCCCGGCTGCGGCTCCGAGCGCCTGTTCTCGCAGGTCGGCCTCGCGACGCAGGCGATGCTGTGGGAAGCGGGCGTGCAGACGGTGCTGCCGCCGGGCTACCTGTGCTGCGGCTATCCGCAGCGCGGCTCGGGCCAGTACGACCGCGCCGAGCAGATCGTCACCGACAACCGCGTGCTGTTCCACCGGGTCGCGAACACGCTGAACTACCTCGACATCAAGACCGTGGTCGTGTCGTGCGGCACCTGTTACGACCAGCTCGCCGGCTACGAATTCGAGAAGATCTTCCCGGGCTGCCGGATCATCGACATCCACGAGTTCCTGCTCGAGAAGGGCTTGAGGCTCGACGGCGTGACGGGCACGCGCTACATGTATCACGACCCGTGCCACACGCCGATCAAGACGATGGATCCCGTCAAGCTCGTCAACGAGCTGATGGGCGCGCAGAACGACGGCTACAAGATCGAGAAGAACGACCGCTGCTGCGGCGAATCGGGCACGCTCGCCGTCGCGCGCCCGGACGTGTCGACCCAGGTCCGCTTCCGAAAGGAGGAAGAGATCAAGAAGGGCGCCGCCAAATTGCGTAACATTCCGGTAGTGTCGGGCAACGGGGCGAGCGGGCCGGCCGCCGGCGCGTCGGACGTGAAGATCCTGACGAGCTGCCCGGCGTGCCTGCAGGGCCTGTCGCGCTACAACGAGGATGCGGACATCGAAGCCGACTACATCGTCGTCGAGATCGCGCGCCACATGCTCGGCGAAAACTGGATGGCCGACTACGTCGCGCGCGCGAACAACGGCGGGATCGAGCGCGTGCTGGTGTAA
- a CDS encoding MurR/RpiR family transcriptional regulator, with the protein MTPSTEQPAFDIVARIAECAPELRGAERKVAALILGDLTRAAHASIGALAAQADVSVATVTRFAKAVGCRDVRELKLRLAQAAAVGLRFLTPAAADAQRDETPVARVYEDVQVALEHNHRLLRQTSFDEPAAALAAASMIYVYGQGGGSTALADELRFRLVRFGRPVATYQDALLQRMVATTATPGCVVVALSVTGRVPEQLESCSLAKRYGATLIAITAPASPLAQLADHLIPVVAFETDFIFKPSTSRYAMLMALDVLVTEVALRLGDDCRELLRRMKHALDMHRGGGDRQPLGD; encoded by the coding sequence ATGACTCCGTCCACCGAGCAGCCCGCCTTCGACATCGTCGCCCGGATCGCCGAGTGCGCGCCCGAGCTGCGCGGCGCCGAACGCAAGGTCGCCGCGCTGATCCTGGGCGATCTGACCCGCGCCGCGCACGCGAGCATCGGCGCGCTCGCCGCGCAGGCGGACGTGAGCGTCGCGACCGTCACGCGTTTCGCGAAGGCGGTCGGCTGCCGCGACGTGCGCGAGCTGAAGCTGCGGCTCGCGCAGGCGGCGGCCGTCGGCCTGCGCTTTCTGACCCCGGCCGCAGCCGATGCGCAGCGCGACGAGACGCCCGTCGCGCGCGTGTACGAGGATGTGCAGGTCGCGCTCGAGCACAACCACCGGCTGCTGCGCCAGACGTCGTTCGACGAGCCGGCCGCCGCGCTCGCGGCCGCGAGCATGATCTACGTGTACGGGCAGGGCGGCGGCTCGACCGCGCTCGCCGACGAGCTGCGCTTTCGGCTCGTGCGCTTCGGCCGGCCGGTCGCGACGTATCAGGACGCACTGCTGCAGCGGATGGTCGCGACCACGGCGACGCCCGGCTGCGTCGTCGTCGCATTGTCGGTGACGGGGCGCGTCCCCGAGCAGCTCGAAAGCTGCTCGCTCGCGAAGCGCTATGGCGCGACGCTCATCGCGATCACCGCGCCCGCGTCGCCGCTCGCGCAGCTCGCCGATCACCTGATTCCCGTCGTCGCTTTCGAAACCGATTTCATCTTCAAGCCGTCGACGTCGCGCTATGCGATGCTGATGGCGCTCGACGTGCTCGTCACCGAAGTCGCGCTGCGGCTCGGCGACGACTGCCGCGAGCTGCTGCGCCGGATGAAGCACGCGCTCGACATGCACCGCGGCGGCGGCGACCGCCAACCGTTAGGAGACTGA
- a CDS encoding N-acyl-D-amino-acid deacylase family protein yields the protein MHSHPEAADTLIVGAQLYDGTGEPSVERDVAIRGDRIVAIGNLTNWLAERVIEANGRALAPGFVDVHTHDDTHVIDAPQMLPKISQGVTTVIVGNCGISASPVALKGDPPDPMNLLGARAAFRYPTFAAYVDAVGAAKPAVNVAALVGHTALRNNQMDRLDRAASDAEIAAMRAQLEEALAHGALGLSSGLAYGSAFAAPTEEVMALAEPLANAGAVYTTHMRTEFDAILDAMDEAYRVGRHARVPVVISHLKCAGPSNWGRGAEVLASLEGARRIQPVGCDCYPYSRSSSTLDVKQATGDIDITITWSDPHPEMAGKLLKTIAAEWGIPERDAARRLQPAGAVYHNMSEDDVRRILSHPATMVGSDGLPNDPLPHPRLWGAFPRVLGYYARDEQLISLEEAVRKMTSLSARRFGLAQRGEVRVGYHADLVLFDAERVRDAATFEQPQQPAHGIEAVWVNGVLSYCDGEPTGERAGRFVARGERVAATADGAF from the coding sequence ATGCACTCGCATCCCGAAGCCGCCGATACGCTGATCGTCGGCGCCCAGCTGTATGACGGCACGGGCGAGCCGAGCGTCGAGCGCGACGTCGCGATCCGCGGCGACCGGATCGTCGCGATCGGCAACCTGACGAACTGGCTCGCGGAGCGGGTGATCGAGGCGAACGGCCGCGCGCTCGCGCCCGGCTTCGTCGACGTGCACACGCATGACGACACGCACGTGATCGACGCGCCGCAGATGCTGCCGAAGATCTCGCAGGGCGTGACGACGGTGATCGTCGGCAACTGCGGGATCAGCGCGTCGCCCGTCGCGCTGAAAGGCGATCCGCCCGATCCGATGAACCTGCTCGGCGCGCGCGCGGCGTTCCGCTATCCGACGTTCGCCGCGTACGTCGACGCGGTCGGCGCGGCGAAGCCGGCCGTCAACGTCGCGGCGCTCGTCGGCCACACCGCGCTGCGCAACAATCAGATGGACCGGCTCGACCGTGCGGCGAGCGACGCCGAAATCGCCGCGATGCGCGCGCAGCTCGAGGAGGCGCTCGCGCACGGCGCGCTCGGCCTGAGCTCGGGGCTCGCGTACGGCTCGGCGTTCGCCGCGCCGACCGAAGAAGTGATGGCGCTCGCCGAGCCGCTCGCGAACGCGGGCGCTGTCTACACGACGCACATGCGCACCGAGTTCGACGCGATCCTCGACGCGATGGACGAGGCATACCGCGTCGGCCGGCACGCGCGCGTGCCCGTCGTGATCTCGCATCTGAAGTGCGCGGGGCCGTCGAACTGGGGGCGCGGCGCCGAAGTGCTCGCGTCGCTCGAAGGCGCGCGGCGGATCCAGCCCGTCGGCTGCGACTGCTATCCGTACAGCCGCAGCTCGTCGACGCTCGACGTCAAGCAGGCGACGGGCGACATCGACATCACGATCACGTGGTCCGATCCGCATCCGGAGATGGCGGGCAAGCTGTTGAAGACGATCGCGGCCGAATGGGGTATCCCGGAGCGGGACGCGGCGCGCCGCCTGCAACCGGCGGGCGCCGTCTATCACAACATGTCGGAGGACGACGTGCGCCGGATCCTGTCGCATCCGGCGACGATGGTCGGCTCCGACGGTCTGCCGAACGATCCGCTGCCGCATCCGCGCCTCTGGGGCGCGTTCCCGCGCGTGCTCGGCTACTACGCGCGCGACGAGCAGCTGATTTCGCTCGAGGAGGCGGTGCGCAAGATGACGTCGCTGTCCGCGCGGCGCTTCGGGCTCGCGCAGCGCGGCGAGGTGCGGGTCGGCTATCACGCGGATCTCGTGCTGTTCGACGCCGAGCGCGTGCGCGACGCCGCGACGTTCGAGCAGCCGCAGCAGCCCGCGCACGGGATCGAAGCCGTGTGGGTGAACGGCGTGCTGTCGTATTGCGACGGCGAGCCGACGGGCGAGCGCGCGGGCCGCTTCGTCGCGCGCGGCGAGCGTGTCGCGGCGACGGCGGACGGCGCGTTCTGA
- a CDS encoding RidA family protein → MKRYGVGEAKGTGGQVMPFARAVEADGWLYVSGQTPMVNGEVVEGGIVTQSKQAIENVIAILKEAGYGLEHVVRCGVWLDDARDFASFNKVFISYFGAHPPARACVQSSMVIDCKVEVDCIAYKAPAK, encoded by the coding sequence ATGAAGCGATATGGCGTGGGCGAAGCGAAGGGCACGGGCGGTCAGGTGATGCCGTTCGCGCGTGCGGTCGAGGCGGATGGGTGGCTCTACGTGTCCGGCCAGACGCCGATGGTGAACGGCGAGGTCGTCGAAGGCGGGATCGTCACGCAGTCGAAGCAGGCGATCGAGAACGTGATCGCGATCCTGAAGGAAGCGGGCTACGGCCTCGAGCACGTCGTGCGCTGCGGCGTGTGGCTCGACGACGCGCGCGACTTCGCGTCGTTCAACAAAGTCTTCATCTCGTACTTCGGCGCGCATCCGCCCGCGCGCGCGTGCGTGCAGTCGAGCATGGTGATCGACTGCAAGGTCGAAGTCGACTGCATCGCGTACAAGGCGCCCGCGAAGTGA
- a CDS encoding HIT family protein, translating to MDCVFCREDGGELLWKDDAVRVVLATTETDYPGFCRVIWHAHVAEFSDLAEAERAHLMRIVYAVEKAVRRVMQPTKVNLASLGNQVPHVHWHVIPRFSNDAHFPQPIWAPRQRSVSDALLRLRAAQATLLHNAVHEEVEQAVSGGRA from the coding sequence ATGGATTGCGTATTCTGCCGCGAAGACGGCGGCGAGCTGCTCTGGAAGGACGACGCGGTGCGCGTCGTCCTCGCGACGACCGAAACCGACTACCCGGGATTCTGCCGGGTGATCTGGCACGCGCACGTCGCCGAATTTTCCGATCTGGCCGAAGCCGAGCGTGCGCATCTGATGCGGATCGTCTATGCGGTCGAGAAGGCGGTGCGGCGCGTGATGCAGCCGACGAAGGTGAATCTCGCGAGCCTCGGCAACCAGGTGCCGCACGTCCACTGGCACGTGATTCCGCGCTTCTCGAACGACGCGCATTTCCCGCAGCCGATCTGGGCGCCGCGCCAGCGGTCGGTGTCCGATGCGCTGCTGCGGCTGCGCGCCGCGCAGGCGACGCTCCTGCACAACGCGGTGCACGAGGAAGTCGAGCAGGCGGTGAGCGGAGGCCGGGCATGA
- the queF gene encoding NADPH-dependent 7-cyano-7-deazaguanine reductase QueF (Catalyzes the NADPH-dependent reduction of 7-cyano-7-deazaguanine (preQ0) to 7-aminomethyl-7-deazaguanine (preQ1) in queuosine biosynthesis): MNPEHSPLGKTTVYSGAYDASLLFPIPRAGAREQIGIGAQLPFFGTDIWNAYELSWLNARGKPQVAIATFYVPAESPNIVESKSFKLYLGSFAQTAFESVDAVRDTLKRDVSAACGANVTARLSTPAEFRKLRMEELDGLSLDRLDLEADVYEPDPSFLTASHEEAPIEETLVTDLLKSNCPVTGQPDWGSVQIHYVGAPIDHAGLLRYIISFRNHTGFHEQCVERIFIDILRECKPVKLAVYARYTRRGGLDINPFRTNYNQPMPDNARTARQ; this comes from the coding sequence ATGAACCCCGAACACTCCCCGCTCGGCAAGACGACCGTCTACTCGGGCGCCTACGATGCGTCGCTGCTGTTTCCGATCCCGCGCGCGGGCGCGCGCGAGCAGATCGGCATCGGCGCGCAGCTGCCGTTCTTCGGCACCGACATCTGGAACGCGTACGAGCTGTCGTGGCTCAACGCGCGCGGCAAGCCGCAAGTCGCGATCGCGACGTTCTACGTGCCGGCCGAATCGCCGAACATCGTCGAATCGAAATCGTTCAAGCTGTATCTCGGCTCGTTCGCGCAAACCGCGTTCGAATCGGTCGACGCGGTGCGCGACACGCTCAAGCGCGACGTGTCGGCCGCGTGCGGCGCGAACGTGACGGCGCGCCTCTCGACGCCCGCCGAGTTCCGCAAGCTGCGAATGGAAGAGCTCGACGGGCTGTCGCTCGACCGCCTCGATCTCGAAGCCGACGTCTACGAGCCCGATCCGTCGTTCCTCACCGCATCGCACGAGGAAGCGCCCATCGAGGAAACGCTCGTGACCGATCTGCTGAAGTCGAACTGCCCTGTGACGGGCCAGCCCGACTGGGGCAGCGTGCAGATCCATTACGTCGGCGCGCCGATCGATCATGCGGGCCTCTTGCGCTACATCATCTCGTTTCGCAATCACACGGGCTTTCACGAGCAGTGCGTCGAGCGGATCTTCATCGACATCCTGCGCGAATGCAAGCCGGTGAAGCTCGCCGTCTACGCGCGCTACACGCGCCGCGGCGGGCTCGACATCAATCCGTTCCGCACGAACTACAACCAGCCGATGCCGGACAACGCGCGCACCGCGCGGCAGTGA